The Phycisphaeraceae bacterium genome has a window encoding:
- a CDS encoding glycosyltransferase family 4 protein, with the protein MHVAILFDAERLMHERAMLNRLCIALIGEGVQVTRIVPDEVADEAHEDDAVALAGRAGYPGRAVWWAHGDRVRKLADRFGKAPPDVLLALGEATWRLARDLAAALQRPLIVETWSWRTARRLSARLAPPAGLTVITPADALAQRIRRRLKSIPVEVVPWGVPFPDEPTSAPARRGDSLALAVIGPGDSTRPYRAFVPALARFLRETTDALATCELDGRRSHDVWRLLRDQRLLERVSIISRASAHRTLLTQCDAVIAPEATGMVRSVFLEALANGVPVIAAEDNCLDFLKGGETAMVIAKPSQETWLESLRRLVTQPTVIQSLTSNGRRLAEQRHRVSRQAEQLAGLLTRSITGDAIPFRREPA; encoded by the coding sequence ATGCACGTCGCCATTCTCTTCGATGCCGAACGACTGATGCATGAGCGCGCCATGCTCAACCGGCTGTGCATCGCGTTGATCGGCGAAGGCGTGCAGGTGACCCGGATCGTGCCGGACGAGGTCGCTGATGAAGCCCATGAGGATGACGCCGTGGCGCTCGCGGGTCGAGCGGGTTATCCCGGCCGCGCCGTCTGGTGGGCCCACGGCGACCGGGTGCGGAAACTCGCCGACCGCTTCGGCAAGGCGCCGCCCGACGTGCTCCTGGCGCTCGGCGAGGCGACGTGGCGGCTGGCCCGCGACCTGGCCGCGGCCCTGCAGCGCCCGCTCATCGTGGAGACGTGGTCGTGGCGGACCGCCAGACGCCTGTCAGCCCGACTGGCGCCGCCGGCCGGGTTGACGGTCATCACTCCCGCCGACGCGCTCGCGCAGCGAATCCGCAGGCGGCTGAAGTCCATCCCGGTCGAGGTGGTGCCCTGGGGCGTGCCGTTCCCCGACGAGCCGACCTCGGCGCCCGCGCGTCGAGGCGACTCGCTGGCGCTGGCCGTGATCGGCCCGGGCGATTCCACGCGGCCGTATCGCGCGTTCGTGCCCGCCCTGGCTCGTTTCCTTCGCGAGACCACCGACGCGCTGGCGACCTGTGAGCTGGATGGACGTCGATCCCACGACGTCTGGCGTCTGCTGCGTGATCAGCGGCTGCTTGAGCGAGTCTCCATCATCAGCCGCGCCAGCGCTCATCGGACGCTGCTGACCCAATGCGATGCGGTCATCGCCCCGGAAGCGACGGGCATGGTTCGATCGGTCTTCCTGGAGGCGCTGGCCAACGGCGTCCCGGTTATCGCCGCCGAGGACAACTGCCTGGATTTCCTGAAGGGTGGGGAGACGGCGATGGTCATTGCCAAGCCGTCGCAGGAAACCTGGCTTGAGTCATTGCGTCGCCTTGTCACGCAACCAACTGTTATTCAATCACTTACATCGAATGGAAGGCGTCTGGCGGAGCAGCGGCACCGCGTCAGTCGGCAGGCGGAGCAGCTCGCCGGGCTGCTCACGCGGTCCATCACGGGCGACGCGATTCCATTCCGACGGGAACCGGCGTGA
- a CDS encoding acyl-CoA thioesterase, whose amino-acid sequence MSPPLPMHAPNLVPDPGLVAHPRACLFAVRVTTEHAGNPAGHVWNVEYVRWIDHVAERHAALLGWTRDRLIELGALWFVARHEIDYHDEAHVGDDLVVATWVRSQRRVRSWRETVIYRAVDGRLICRGVTMWALVDLGSRRPRRIPDEMARSFEPLADETS is encoded by the coding sequence ATGTCACCCCCCCTTCCCATGCATGCGCCGAACCTCGTCCCGGACCCGGGACTGGTGGCGCACCCACGGGCGTGCCTGTTCGCCGTCCGAGTGACGACGGAGCACGCCGGCAACCCCGCGGGACACGTGTGGAACGTGGAGTACGTGCGGTGGATCGACCACGTGGCCGAGCGGCATGCCGCCCTGCTGGGCTGGACGAGGGATCGCCTGATCGAACTGGGCGCGCTGTGGTTCGTGGCGCGGCACGAGATCGACTACCACGACGAGGCCCATGTGGGAGATGACCTGGTCGTCGCCACCTGGGTCCGCTCGCAGCGACGGGTGCGGTCGTGGCGGGAGACGGTGATCTACCGGGCGGTGGATGGTCGGCTGATCTGCCGGGGCGTGACGATGTGGGCCCTGGTGGACCTGGGAAGCCGTCGCCCGAGGCGGATTCCTGACGAGATGGCGCGATCCTTCGAGCCGTTGGCCGATGAAACCTCCTGA
- a CDS encoding DUF971 domain-containing protein: MTSSPVHLDLEKDAGLTVRWADGSETFYPLVFLRRMSPSADARELREQMARNPLTVLPAGAASRGPLTAVDAELVGNYAIRIRFSDGHETGIYSWEYLRQLRDDPNREATGTRR; encoded by the coding sequence GTGACCTCCTCACCTGTCCATCTTGATCTGGAGAAGGACGCCGGGCTGACGGTCCGCTGGGCGGACGGTTCGGAGACGTTCTACCCGCTGGTGTTCCTTCGCCGCATGTCGCCCTCGGCGGACGCCAGGGAGCTGCGCGAGCAGATGGCTCGGAATCCGCTGACCGTTCTGCCCGCGGGCGCGGCCTCGCGCGGGCCGCTCACCGCGGTGGATGCCGAACTTGTCGGCAACTACGCCATTCGCATCCGGTTCTCCGACGGGCACGAAACAGGCATCTACTCGTGGGAGTACCTGCGGCAGTTGCGGGATGATCCGAACCGGGAGGCGACAGGTACGAGGCGCTAG
- the pyrF gene encoding orotidine-5'-phosphate decarboxylase, with amino-acid sequence MSTQADPAVSRPAHAADRLLAAISRVRAPTCVGLDPVLDRLPAPLRHGGDPVEAIERFSRDLLTAVAPVVACVKLQSACYERYGSRGVAALERVSRHAEGLGLEVILDAKRGDIGISAEHYAAAAFDPGAPMHADWITINAYLGRDGIEPFLKPGRGAFALVRTSNPGGDAIQAAPLASGDSVAMHVAAHVASIGESSIGSQGYSALGAVVGATKRQDAASLRRLMPRQIFLVPGFGAQGAGVDDVLACFHPDGRGAVITASRSVIYAFRPDDPGWTRAVADAAAAFAEQIGRAVGLR; translated from the coding sequence ATGTCCACGCAGGCCGATCCAGCCGTCTCCAGGCCCGCCCACGCGGCGGATCGTCTGCTCGCGGCCATCTCCCGCGTTCGTGCGCCGACGTGCGTGGGGCTGGACCCGGTGCTGGATCGTCTCCCCGCGCCGCTGCGTCACGGCGGCGACCCTGTCGAAGCCATCGAGCGCTTCAGCCGCGATCTGCTGACCGCCGTCGCTCCTGTCGTGGCGTGCGTGAAGCTCCAGTCCGCCTGCTACGAGCGGTACGGCTCGCGCGGCGTCGCCGCGCTGGAGCGCGTGTCGCGTCACGCGGAAGGGCTGGGGCTGGAAGTCATTCTCGACGCCAAGCGGGGCGACATCGGCATCTCCGCCGAGCACTACGCCGCCGCCGCGTTCGACCCCGGCGCGCCCATGCACGCCGACTGGATCACCATCAACGCCTACCTCGGGCGCGACGGCATCGAGCCCTTCCTCAAGCCCGGCAGGGGCGCCTTCGCCCTCGTGCGCACGTCGAACCCCGGGGGCGACGCCATCCAGGCCGCGCCGCTCGCCTCGGGCGATTCCGTCGCCATGCACGTCGCCGCCCACGTCGCATCCATCGGCGAGTCCTCGATCGGCTCACAGGGCTACAGCGCGCTGGGCGCGGTGGTGGGGGCCACCAAGCGCCAGGACGCCGCATCCCTGCGCCGCCTCATGCCGAGGCAGATCTTCCTCGTCCCCGGCTTCGGCGCGCAGGGGGCGGGCGTGGATGACGTGCTCGCCTGCTTTCACCCCGACGGGCGCGGGGCCGTCATCACCGCCAGCCGCTCCGTGATCTACGCCTTCAGGCCCGACGACCCCGGCTGGACCCGCGCCGTCGCCGACGCGGCGGCGGCCTTCGCCGAGCAGATCGGCCGCGCCGTCGGCCTGAGGTGA
- a CDS encoding extracellular solute-binding protein, whose translation MREPRWLILIAFLGLLAAPFLFRRSTDLPPPADARQIIILTPHNEQIRHEFGRAFEQWHETHYGERVSVVWSVPGGTNDIRRMLESQFAAAARDGRPVGGNADLLFGGGQYEHDKIKQGVTITIDGQAVRVPISEPVTFHPRDLRRHFGAATLTEVYGGADIGGNPLFDPEGHWLGAALSGFGIVYNRPALTELGLPPPRGWVDLTHPRLLGWVALGNPAQSGSTAKSFDTVLQRAGWTRGWQVLRRAAANARYFSASSSKVPIDVSQGDAAAGVCIDFYGRYQSQAIADAGDPDRLGYIDPPGEGAIDADPVSLLRGAPQPALATRFMLFCLTDEAQSLWQFRHDEPRDDGLGPDRYELRRLPIIRGFYTRYLHRFVDRVNPYDFAQPFDTFDPAYGALLPVLFSAMAIDQHAALTRAWRAIVSHPAYPPGGGLVTAAEVTDPALREMLERFDAMPTIPGPQGATYSLADPSVLAAVRDGWLRGGWSDAELWPRERGPEETLRSLAAAFFRGNYEWVAEASGIRR comes from the coding sequence GTGCGCGAACCGCGCTGGCTGATCCTGATCGCGTTCCTCGGGCTGCTGGCGGCCCCGTTCCTCTTCCGCCGATCGACCGATCTCCCGCCGCCCGCCGACGCCCGCCAGATCATCATCCTCACGCCCCACAACGAGCAGATCCGCCACGAGTTCGGCCGCGCGTTCGAGCAGTGGCACGAAACGCACTACGGCGAGCGGGTCAGCGTCGTCTGGTCCGTCCCCGGCGGCACCAACGACATCCGGCGCATGCTCGAATCCCAGTTCGCCGCCGCCGCGCGGGATGGACGGCCCGTGGGCGGCAACGCCGACCTGCTCTTCGGCGGCGGACAGTACGAGCATGACAAGATCAAACAGGGCGTGACCATCACCATCGACGGCCAGGCCGTGCGCGTGCCCATCAGCGAGCCGGTCACGTTCCACCCGCGCGACCTGAGGCGGCACTTCGGCGCGGCCACGCTCACCGAGGTGTACGGCGGCGCCGACATCGGCGGCAACCCGCTCTTCGACCCCGAGGGCCACTGGCTGGGCGCCGCGCTCTCCGGCTTCGGCATCGTGTACAACCGTCCCGCGCTGACGGAACTGGGGCTGCCGCCGCCGCGCGGCTGGGTCGATCTGACGCACCCCCGCCTGCTGGGCTGGGTGGCGCTGGGCAACCCCGCCCAGTCCGGCTCCACCGCCAAGAGTTTCGACACCGTGCTCCAGCGCGCCGGGTGGACGCGCGGCTGGCAGGTGCTGCGCCGCGCCGCCGCCAACGCACGCTACTTCTCCGCCAGCTCCAGCAAGGTGCCCATCGACGTCAGCCAGGGCGACGCCGCCGCCGGCGTGTGCATCGACTTCTACGGACGCTACCAGTCCCAGGCCATCGCCGATGCCGGCGACCCCGACCGGCTGGGCTACATCGATCCCCCCGGCGAAGGGGCCATCGACGCCGATCCCGTCTCCCTGCTGCGCGGGGCGCCGCAGCCCGCGCTCGCCACGCGCTTCATGCTGTTCTGCCTGACCGACGAAGCCCAGTCGCTCTGGCAGTTCCGGCACGATGAGCCGCGCGACGACGGGCTCGGACCGGACCGCTACGAACTGCGGCGGCTGCCCATCATCCGCGGCTTCTACACCCGATACCTGCACCGCTTCGTCGATCGCGTCAACCCCTACGACTTCGCCCAGCCCTTCGACACCTTCGACCCGGCCTACGGCGCCCTGCTGCCGGTGCTCTTCAGCGCCATGGCCATCGATCAGCACGCCGCCCTGACCCGCGCCTGGCGGGCCATTGTGAGCCATCCCGCCTATCCGCCCGGCGGCGGCCTGGTCACCGCGGCGGAGGTGACCGACCCCGCCCTGCGGGAGATGCTCGAACGCTTCGACGCCATGCCCACGATTCCCGGTCCGCAGGGTGCGACGTACTCCCTCGCCGACCCGTCCGTGCTCGCCGCCGTCCGCGACGGCTGGCTCCGCGGCGGGTGGAGCGACGCGGAACTCTGGCCGCGCGAGCGCGGGCCGGAAGAAACGCTGCGGTCGCTGGCGGCGGCGTTCTTCCGCGGGAACTACGAGTGGGTGGCGGAAGCATCAGGCATTCGGCGCTAG
- the pyk gene encoding pyruvate kinase, protein MPMRHTPPLTKIIATIGPASRGRDVLTRLIDAGVSVFRLNFSHGSLEAHADVLTAIRSLAAEAGRRVAVLGDLQGPKIRIGKVADPGVELAPGDTVLLRRGTFIASPAARPACFGSTYERLVDDVEPGQRALIADGAIRMLVVAKRADELECSVTVGGVVTSGKGINLPDTHVSAEALSDHDLTCVKWAVEQGLDFLALSFVRSAAEVVRLRELIAAHAASREPGFHVPIIAKIEQPSAVERVDEILEQADGIMVARGDLGVELELARVPVIQKRIVLAAADHGKPCIVATQMLESMIQSPMPTRAEASDVANAILDGADAVMLSGETAVGRYPVLAVDHMRLIAQHTEAYLSQQPQSASPPLRLVASRYRTAALAHGAWTIARDYGAKLIVVWSQRGGGARLLSQNNFQIPIIALSGDERALRQMQLLRGVTPIHMEPPHSLADFTRRVDDLLLKDGWAALGDRCILMAGSPLGVARNTNTLALHEVGNPDTGYARVDGGAEKC, encoded by the coding sequence ATGCCGATGCGCCACACGCCGCCGCTCACCAAGATCATCGCCACCATCGGTCCCGCCTCACGCGGCCGCGATGTCCTCACGCGGCTCATCGATGCGGGCGTGTCGGTCTTCCGCCTCAACTTCAGCCACGGCTCGCTCGAAGCCCACGCGGACGTGCTCACGGCCATCCGCTCGCTCGCCGCCGAGGCGGGCCGCCGCGTCGCCGTGCTGGGCGATCTGCAGGGCCCGAAGATCCGCATCGGCAAAGTGGCCGATCCGGGCGTGGAACTGGCGCCCGGCGACACGGTGCTCCTGCGGCGCGGCACGTTCATCGCCTCGCCCGCCGCCCGGCCCGCGTGCTTCGGCAGCACGTACGAGCGGCTGGTGGATGATGTCGAGCCGGGCCAGCGCGCGCTCATCGCCGACGGCGCCATCCGCATGCTGGTCGTCGCCAAGCGCGCCGATGAACTGGAGTGCAGCGTGACGGTGGGGGGGGTGGTCACCTCGGGCAAGGGCATCAACCTGCCCGACACGCACGTCTCCGCCGAGGCCCTCTCCGATCACGACCTTACGTGCGTGAAATGGGCCGTGGAGCAGGGGCTGGACTTCCTCGCCCTCTCCTTCGTGCGCAGCGCGGCCGAAGTGGTCCGCCTGCGCGAGTTGATCGCCGCGCACGCCGCATCGCGTGAGCCGGGGTTTCATGTGCCGATCATCGCCAAGATCGAGCAGCCCTCGGCGGTCGAGCGCGTGGATGAGATCCTCGAGCAGGCCGACGGCATCATGGTGGCCCGCGGCGACCTGGGCGTGGAACTGGAACTGGCCCGCGTGCCCGTGATCCAGAAGCGCATCGTGCTGGCCGCGGCGGACCACGGCAAGCCCTGCATCGTCGCCACCCAGATGCTCGAGTCCATGATCCAGTCGCCCATGCCCACCCGCGCCGAGGCCAGCGACGTGGCCAACGCGATCCTCGACGGGGCCGACGCCGTCATGCTCTCCGGCGAGACGGCGGTGGGCCGGTACCCGGTGCTCGCCGTCGATCACATGCGCCTCATCGCCCAGCACACCGAGGCGTACCTGTCGCAGCAGCCGCAGAGCGCCTCGCCGCCGCTGCGGCTGGTGGCGTCGCGGTACCGTACCGCCGCCCTGGCCCACGGGGCGTGGACGATCGCACGCGACTACGGCGCGAAACTCATCGTGGTCTGGTCGCAGCGGGGCGGCGGGGCGCGGCTGCTGAGTCAGAACAACTTCCAGATTCCCATCATCGCCCTCTCCGGCGACGAACGGGCCCTGCGCCAGATGCAACTGCTCCGCGGCGTGACGCCGATCCACATGGAGCCGCCGCACTCGCTGGCCGACTTCACACGCCGGGTCGATGACCTGCTGCTGAAGGACGGCTGGGCCGCACTGGGCGACCGCTGCATCCTCATGGCCGGCAGCCCGCTGGGCGTCGCCCGCAACACCAACACCCTGGCGCTCCACGAGGTGGGCAACCCCGACACGGGGTACGCACGAGTGGATGGGGGGGCTGAGAAGTGCTGA
- a CDS encoding CinA family nicotinamide mononucleotide deamidase-related protein → MNAAILSIGDELVTGLTVDTNSSWLAGRLIARGLTVVETRSVPDDRARIAQAIRELGVRVGALVITGGLGPTPDDLTREALGDVLTPGEPLERDEAAERLIERWFARTGRAMPESNRRQAQRPRGAVMIPNAHGTAPGIAAAWGEGGCRILVMPGVPREMKPMFEENADACLPRDDRQVTVIRSIHTCGLGESDLAQRLGSILSRDRQPQVGTAAGGSMVSVRIYARGPAAQAARDAEQTRREVEPILSPYAYGCDGESLPAALLRELAQRGLTIATAESCTGGLAGQLITSAPGSSAWYRGGWVTYSNDLKVACLDVPMAMIRAHGAVSEPVACAMAGGALRRAQSNLAVSITGVAGPDGGTEAKPVGTVWIGCGRTSGDAVETWARHFRFGGDREAIRERAARTALQMARWAALGVDRRTPLLGEVVSTMAESEPRP, encoded by the coding sequence ATGAACGCCGCGATTCTCTCCATCGGCGATGAACTGGTCACCGGGCTGACGGTGGACACGAACTCGTCGTGGCTGGCGGGGCGGCTCATCGCCCGCGGGCTGACGGTTGTAGAGACGCGGTCCGTTCCCGACGATCGAGCCCGCATCGCTCAGGCGATCCGCGAGCTGGGCGTGCGCGTCGGTGCGCTGGTCATCACGGGCGGGCTGGGTCCGACGCCGGATGATCTGACGCGGGAAGCGCTGGGCGATGTGCTCACCCCCGGCGAGCCGCTGGAGCGGGACGAGGCGGCGGAGCGGCTCATCGAGCGCTGGTTCGCCCGCACGGGGCGGGCCATGCCGGAGTCGAACCGTCGGCAGGCGCAGCGGCCGCGCGGGGCGGTGATGATTCCCAACGCGCACGGCACCGCCCCCGGCATCGCCGCCGCATGGGGCGAGGGGGGCTGCCGCATCCTCGTGATGCCCGGCGTGCCCCGCGAGATGAAGCCGATGTTCGAGGAGAACGCGGATGCCTGTCTGCCACGGGATGACCGGCAGGTGACGGTGATCCGCAGCATTCACACCTGCGGCCTCGGCGAGTCCGACCTGGCGCAGCGGCTGGGTTCGATCCTGTCGCGCGACCGGCAGCCGCAGGTCGGCACCGCGGCGGGGGGGTCGATGGTGAGCGTGCGCATCTACGCCCGCGGCCCGGCGGCGCAGGCGGCAAGGGACGCGGAGCAGACCCGGCGCGAGGTGGAGCCGATTCTGTCGCCGTACGCGTACGGGTGCGATGGTGAGTCGCTGCCCGCCGCGCTGCTGCGGGAACTGGCGCAGCGGGGGCTGACCATCGCCACGGCGGAATCCTGCACCGGCGGCCTGGCGGGGCAGCTCATCACGTCGGCGCCCGGCTCCAGCGCGTGGTACCGGGGCGGGTGGGTGACGTACTCCAACGACCTGAAGGTCGCGTGCCTGGATGTTCCGATGGCGATGATCCGGGCGCATGGGGCGGTGTCGGAGCCGGTCGCGTGCGCGATGGCCGGGGGCGCGCTGCGCCGGGCCCAGAGCAACCTGGCGGTGTCCATCACGGGTGTGGCGGGACCGGACGGCGGGACGGAGGCCAAGCCGGTGGGGACGGTGTGGATCGGCTGCGGGCGGACGTCGGGCGACGCGGTGGAGACATGGGCGCGTCACTTCCGCTTCGGGGGCGACCGCGAGGCCATCCGCGAGCGGGCCGCGCGCACGGCGCTGCAGATGGCGCGCTGGGCGGCCCTCGGCGTGGACCGGCGCACGCCGCTGCTGGGCGAGGTGGTGAGTACGATGGCGGAAAGCGAGCCGCGACCGTGA
- the folK gene encoding 2-amino-4-hydroxy-6-hydroxymethyldihydropteridine diphosphokinase: MRASNRQVNVEQSNEGSEESAHQPLPHGRGSLKAAPHPLPDGRGSLKAGVERSAFIALGSNLGDRAGHLRRALALLGGTPGVRVVAVSSFHETDPVGDADQPRFLNAAAHLATSRSPRDLLEVLLGVERELGRVRRPAERWGPRTIDLDLLLMGDLVVEEPGLTLPHPRMHERAFVLEPLAEIAAGVVHPVLKRSIGVLRDEARRRGCCSQP; this comes from the coding sequence ATGAGAGCGAGCAACCGCCAGGTGAACGTTGAACAATCGAATGAGGGCTCGGAAGAATCGGCGCACCAACCGCTTCCTCACGGTCGCGGCTCGCTGAAGGCGGCGCCTCACCCGCTCCCTGACGGTCGCGGCTCGCTGAAGGCGGGAGTCGAGCGGAGCGCCTTCATCGCGCTGGGCTCGAACCTGGGCGATCGCGCCGGGCATCTGCGGCGGGCGCTGGCGCTGCTGGGTGGGACGCCGGGGGTCCGCGTCGTCGCGGTCAGTTCGTTTCACGAGACTGACCCGGTGGGTGATGCGGATCAGCCGAGGTTTCTCAACGCCGCGGCGCATCTGGCGACGTCGCGTTCGCCGCGCGACCTGCTGGAGGTGCTGCTGGGCGTCGAGCGTGAACTGGGGCGCGTGCGGCGTCCTGCGGAGCGGTGGGGGCCGCGCACGATCGACCTGGACCTGCTGCTGATGGGCGACCTGGTCGTGGAGGAGCCGGGTCTGACGCTGCCGCATCCGCGGATGCACGAGCGGGCGTTCGTGCTGGAGCCGCTGGCGGAGATCGCGGCGGGCGTGGTCCACCCGGTGCTGAAGCGGTCCATCGGCGTTCTGCGGGACGAGGCGCGGCGGCGCGGCTGCTGTTCGCAGCCGTGA
- a CDS encoding TlpA family protein disulfide reductase has translation MRRRNGAAASFVLACLAACGAVTAAAAPPDATALRTFAEMVKRHRETPSVTVKCEIEMLTPKPGQPLERTSRTAEIVFSKGGRGRLTYDDYTVYVGDGRIRLIHKSNDAQFFEVEATEFINSFIVYDCFGRFDRIPLPHLAVFWGGDDTEELLMEIFADTPDLLPRSVSDRTVDGQPVRTIELKGDESSMSINLDPRTMFIRSITHRSPAPFVPEGEQTHAYLFTYTVHDPPLEPGSFAFQPGARTKIDDVTLLVPRPEPPEGEAREMEAPAPRPAGQWVGKVAPAFTLTGGDGRTVALGDLRGKVVVIDFWAVWCPPCRAALPELHRVAAWAKEKGLAVEVYAINTFEAGAGPADKRTGAMKYWREQGLTLPVLFDLDNAVAGLYGVTGIPATFVIGPDGVVVSQHAGFPSDYAESLKRAIEKAAGGGGKD, from the coding sequence ATGCGAAGACGGAATGGAGCCGCAGCGTCGTTCGTGCTGGCGTGCCTGGCGGCGTGCGGCGCGGTGACCGCTGCGGCCGCGCCGCCCGATGCGACGGCGCTGCGCACCTTCGCGGAGATGGTGAAGCGGCACCGCGAGACGCCCAGCGTGACGGTGAAGTGCGAGATCGAGATGCTGACGCCCAAACCGGGTCAGCCGCTGGAGCGGACCAGCCGCACGGCGGAAATCGTGTTCAGCAAGGGGGGCCGCGGGCGCCTCACCTACGACGACTACACCGTGTACGTGGGCGATGGAAGAATCCGGCTGATCCACAAGTCCAATGATGCGCAGTTCTTCGAGGTGGAGGCGACCGAGTTCATCAACAGTTTCATCGTGTACGACTGCTTCGGGCGGTTCGACCGCATTCCGCTGCCGCACCTGGCGGTGTTCTGGGGCGGCGACGACACGGAGGAGCTGCTGATGGAGATCTTCGCCGACACGCCCGATCTGCTGCCGCGGTCGGTGAGCGACCGCACGGTGGACGGTCAGCCGGTGCGCACGATCGAACTGAAGGGCGACGAGTCGTCGATGTCGATCAACCTCGACCCGCGCACGATGTTCATCCGCTCGATCACGCATCGCTCGCCCGCGCCGTTCGTGCCGGAGGGTGAGCAGACGCACGCGTACCTGTTCACGTACACGGTGCATGATCCGCCGCTGGAGCCGGGTTCGTTCGCCTTCCAGCCCGGCGCGCGGACGAAGATTGACGACGTGACCCTGCTCGTTCCCAGGCCGGAGCCGCCGGAAGGCGAGGCGCGGGAGATGGAGGCGCCGGCGCCGCGCCCGGCGGGGCAGTGGGTGGGCAAGGTCGCGCCGGCCTTCACGCTGACGGGCGGGGACGGGCGCACCGTGGCGCTGGGCGACCTGCGCGGCAAGGTGGTGGTCATCGACTTCTGGGCGGTCTGGTGTCCGCCGTGCCGGGCCGCGTTGCCGGAGCTGCACCGCGTCGCGGCGTGGGCGAAGGAGAAGGGGCTGGCGGTGGAGGTGTACGCGATCAACACGTTCGAGGCCGGCGCCGGCCCCGCCGACAAGCGCACCGGGGCGATGAAGTACTGGCGGGAGCAGGGGCTGACGCTGCCGGTGCTGTTCGACCTCGACAACGCGGTGGCGGGTCTGTACGGCGTGACGGGCATTCCCGCGACGTTCGTGATCGGGCCGGATGGCGTGGTCGTGTCGCAGCACGCCGGGTTCCCCAGCGACTACGCCGAGTCCCTCAAGCGGGCGATCGAGAAGGCGGCGGGGGGCGGCGGGAAGGACTGA